Proteins encoded within one genomic window of Synechococcus sp. PCC 7335:
- a CDS encoding ligase-associated DNA damage response DEXH box helicase, with protein MSILRPVHNWFARQSWQPITFQEETWETYLSGKSGIIQVPTGSGKTYGAVMGPIAQMVAESSLSGLQLLYITPLRALSRDIEASIRRPIEDMGWPITVESRTGDTKASIKSRQIKKMPNILITTPESLAILLSYRYSAKRFKDLRCVILDEWHELMSSKRGTQTELCLSRLRQLNPTVQTWAISATLGNLQEAAEAATGVGSGPIIVRSKLKRATVIKSVLPISVDSFPWAGHLGLRMFEELVEALDIERSTLIFVNTRSQAERWFQALSYALAERADQIALHHGSIDFDTRLAIEAGIKSGNIKWVVCTSSLDLGVDFQPVERVVQIGSAKNLARLLQRAGRSAHLPGGTSEVFFLPTNALELLEISAFRRGLDAGQIESRQALNKPYDVVIQHLVTLACGDGFSPQKTLESIQKTVSYQHLSVEEFDWIVNFLEYGGKCLQAYPRYKKIVLEEGVYKVTDARISRMHKMSIGTITANQQVKIAYAKGGPIGRVEESFVSRLKKGDVFFFAGRQLEYFQLKDMTLYVKNARKKSSVVPVWSGGYLAISDQLSQYLRDEITQAKAGNISAEVERIMPILATQDRISHLPEAHQLLIECCRTREGQHLYVYPFEGRNVHEGLGFLWAYRFSQLQRSTFTVSVNDYGFEILAPKDYPFQALFSADFFSTNHLYKEIKESLNISELTQRRFREISQVAGLVFKGYPGSKKTANQVQISSSLIYEVFTKYEPNNLLLIQAEREVIEEQMEAPRLAAALERMQALKLFWMSVQRPSPFGFPLLVERLSSRLTNESLRDRITRLKAQWDK; from the coding sequence TTGTCTATTCTTCGCCCTGTTCATAACTGGTTTGCCAGGCAAAGCTGGCAACCAATCACTTTTCAAGAAGAGACATGGGAAACCTATCTATCTGGTAAAAGTGGCATCATTCAGGTCCCTACAGGTTCAGGTAAAACCTATGGCGCAGTCATGGGACCGATTGCTCAGATGGTTGCTGAAAGTTCTCTATCTGGCCTACAGCTGCTCTACATTACCCCTCTGCGAGCCCTCTCGCGAGATATTGAAGCATCGATTCGTCGCCCGATAGAAGACATGGGCTGGCCGATTACAGTAGAGTCGCGAACAGGTGATACCAAAGCTTCGATCAAAAGTCGGCAGATCAAGAAGATGCCGAATATCTTGATTACAACGCCAGAGTCATTGGCAATTCTTTTGTCTTACCGCTACTCGGCTAAGCGATTCAAAGACCTACGCTGTGTCATTCTAGACGAATGGCACGAGTTGATGAGCTCTAAGCGAGGGACTCAAACTGAGCTATGTTTATCACGGTTACGGCAGCTAAATCCAACTGTCCAAACGTGGGCAATCTCGGCGACATTAGGAAATTTGCAAGAGGCAGCTGAAGCAGCGACTGGAGTAGGCTCAGGCCCGATCATTGTTCGCTCGAAGCTCAAAAGAGCAACGGTGATCAAGAGCGTACTGCCGATTTCGGTAGATAGCTTTCCTTGGGCAGGACACTTAGGTCTGCGCATGTTTGAGGAGCTAGTAGAGGCGCTAGACATTGAACGATCTACGCTGATCTTTGTAAATACCAGATCGCAAGCTGAAAGGTGGTTTCAAGCACTGAGCTACGCCCTAGCCGAACGCGCGGATCAAATTGCGCTGCATCACGGATCTATCGACTTCGATACGCGCCTAGCGATAGAAGCCGGAATAAAGTCAGGCAATATCAAGTGGGTTGTTTGCACCTCTTCGCTCGATCTAGGAGTAGACTTTCAGCCAGTAGAGCGGGTTGTCCAGATTGGCAGTGCCAAGAACTTAGCTAGATTACTTCAGCGAGCCGGGCGCTCTGCCCACCTACCGGGGGGGACTTCAGAAGTATTCTTCCTCCCGACTAACGCGTTAGAGCTGCTAGAAATCTCCGCCTTTCGACGAGGACTAGACGCCGGGCAAATAGAATCGCGGCAGGCGCTAAACAAACCCTACGACGTAGTCATTCAGCACCTAGTCACCTTGGCCTGCGGTGATGGATTCTCACCCCAAAAGACGTTAGAGAGTATACAAAAAACAGTCTCCTATCAGCATCTAAGTGTAGAAGAATTCGATTGGATAGTGAACTTTCTAGAGTACGGTGGCAAGTGCCTACAAGCCTATCCCCGCTACAAAAAGATTGTCCTAGAAGAAGGCGTCTATAAGGTTACAGACGCTCGAATCTCTCGGATGCATAAGATGAGTATCGGCACGATTACAGCTAATCAACAGGTGAAAATTGCTTATGCTAAGGGTGGACCAATCGGCCGTGTAGAAGAGAGCTTCGTCTCTAGGCTCAAAAAAGGCGACGTGTTTTTCTTTGCGGGCCGCCAGCTCGAATATTTTCAACTGAAAGACATGACGCTGTATGTCAAGAATGCAAGAAAAAAGTCTAGCGTGGTACCTGTTTGGAGCGGAGGCTATCTTGCCATCTCTGATCAGCTCAGTCAGTACCTTCGTGATGAGATTACCCAAGCGAAAGCTGGGAACATCAGCGCTGAAGTCGAGCGCATTATGCCTATTCTCGCTACACAAGATCGAATTTCTCACTTACCAGAGGCTCATCAGCTTTTGATCGAGTGCTGTCGAACCAGAGAAGGTCAGCATCTCTATGTCTATCCATTTGAGGGCCGAAATGTTCATGAGGGGCTAGGGTTTCTATGGGCCTACCGATTCTCTCAGCTTCAAAGATCAACCTTTACTGTCTCTGTAAATGATTACGGGTTTGAGATTCTAGCGCCCAAAGACTATCCATTTCAGGCTTTGTTCTCAGCGGACTTTTTCTCAACTAACCACTTATACAAAGAGATTAAAGAGAGTTTGAATATCTCTGAGCTAACGCAGCGCCGCTTTAGAGAAATTTCACAGGTGGCAGGGCTGGTATTCAAAGGATATCCAGGATCAAAGAAAACAGCTAACCAGGTACAAATCAGCTCATCTTTGATCTACGAGGTGTTCACTAAGTATGAGCCTAACAATCTGCTGCTAATTCAAGCAGAAAGAGAAGTTATAGAAGAGCAGATGGAGGCACCCAGACTAGCGGCCGCACTCGAGAGGATGCAAGCGTTGAAGTTGTTCTGGATGAGCGTGCAACGGCCTTCCCCGTTTGGATTTCCGCTGTTAGTCGAAAGGTTGAGTTCTAGATTGACTAATGAGAGTCTGCGCGATCGCATCACCCGGCTCAAGGCCCAATGGGATAAGTAG
- a CDS encoding pentapeptide repeat-containing protein — MDQIEQAYRALELEPEKSTSIREVNQAYKDLVFIWHPDRIPSDRQRLREKAEAKLKQLNEARAMMRSQAKNGRVPAATQSKPNPSYARTSSAQTAAKRREASSYSTYRPGDDSTYRPQSRTASTTASQNSSRAGGYRPPYEAYRRAAAASSTDFASQYGATYRARYPSSAWPRSSTSNGANGSRVASDRTASERAARDKVIAERKARERAAREKATAERRVRERAAREKVIAERKARERAAHEKAARDKLAKDKSTKDKAAKDKTAGETTVKKSSMPTTTTSSSPAQTKSASDLSGVDMSGANLKEKDFSGRNLSGANLSGADLSDTFMHKVNLNRANLRKARLFRANLLQADLSHADLSGADLIGADLSGADLSGADLSGAKVGYGDKIMVKLLGARLTGTIMPNGRIHE; from the coding sequence ATGGATCAGATTGAGCAAGCGTATAGAGCTTTAGAACTGGAGCCAGAGAAGTCTACTTCTATTCGAGAAGTGAACCAGGCATATAAAGATCTAGTGTTTATTTGGCATCCTGACCGGATTCCAAGCGATCGCCAGCGCCTTCGAGAAAAGGCGGAGGCCAAGCTGAAACAGCTGAATGAAGCTAGAGCGATGATGCGATCGCAAGCCAAAAATGGTAGAGTTCCTGCCGCTACCCAATCCAAACCTAATCCGTCCTACGCTCGCACCTCATCTGCTCAAACTGCCGCTAAACGTAGAGAAGCCAGTAGCTATAGCACCTACCGTCCCGGGGACGATTCTACTTACCGTCCCCAAAGCCGTACCGCAAGTACCACCGCCAGTCAAAATTCTAGCCGAGCTGGTGGCTACCGACCGCCCTACGAAGCCTATCGCCGAGCTGCTGCGGCTAGCAGTACTGATTTTGCCAGTCAGTATGGAGCGACTTATCGCGCTAGATACCCTAGCAGTGCCTGGCCCAGATCGAGTACATCTAATGGTGCAAACGGCAGTCGGGTCGCTAGCGATAGAACGGCTAGTGAAAGGGCGGCTAGGGATAAGGTGATTGCTGAACGTAAAGCGCGTGAAAGAGCCGCTAGAGAAAAAGCAACTGCAGAGAGGAGAGTTCGCGAAAGAGCCGCTAGAGAAAAGGTAATCGCCGAGCGTAAAGCTAGAGAACGAGCCGCTCATGAAAAGGCGGCTAGAGACAAATTGGCCAAAGACAAATCCACCAAAGATAAGGCGGCTAAGGACAAAACCGCTGGTGAGACGACCGTTAAGAAAAGTTCTATGCCAACCACTACTACATCAAGCTCGCCCGCGCAAACTAAAAGCGCCTCGGATCTTAGCGGCGTAGATATGAGCGGCGCTAATCTCAAAGAGAAAGACTTTTCTGGCCGTAATCTCAGTGGTGCCAATCTCAGTGGCGCCGATCTGAGTGATACCTTCATGCATAAAGTCAACCTTAACCGTGCCAATCTGCGCAAAGCTCGTCTTTTTCGTGCCAACCTTCTCCAAGCAGATCTTAGCCACGCAGACCTTAGCGGCGCCGATCTCATCGGCGCCGATCTGAGTGGAGCCGACCTTAGCGGGGCCGACCTTAGCGGCGCAAAAGTAGGCTACGGCGATAAGATAATGGTAAAGCTCCTAGGTGCAAGGCTGACCGGCACTATCATGCCCAATGGTCGCATTCACGAATAA